Proteins co-encoded in one Sporosarcina sp. FSL K6-1522 genomic window:
- a CDS encoding amidase domain-containing protein: protein MYNREAAVRYANTWWNSRNPAFPSFDVDCTNFVSQCLLAGGAPMHGYPNRERGWWLQGGTWSFSWSVSHSLRWYFAGSKKGLTATQVSSAEQLGLGDVIFYDFEGDGRFDHSTIVTAKVEGVPYVNAHTFDAQHRLWDYKDSYMFSPNAKYVFFKINDEIS, encoded by the coding sequence ATGTACAACAGGGAAGCGGCTGTTCGCTATGCGAATACGTGGTGGAACAGCCGCAATCCGGCATTTCCATCGTTCGATGTGGATTGTACGAACTTTGTTTCGCAATGTTTGTTGGCAGGCGGAGCACCGATGCATGGCTATCCAAATCGTGAACGCGGATGGTGGTTGCAAGGGGGGACTTGGAGTTTTAGCTGGTCTGTTTCTCATTCACTACGTTGGTATTTCGCGGGTTCAAAGAAGGGATTGACGGCGACACAAGTGTCATCAGCCGAACAGTTAGGATTAGGGGATGTGATCTTCTATGACTTCGAAGGCGACGGTCGCTTTGATCATTCGACAATCGTTACTGCAAAGGTAGAGGGAGTACCCTATGTCAACGCGCATACATTCGACGCGCAACATCGACTGTGGGATTACAAAGATTCATACATGTTCTCGCCCAATGCTAAGTATGTCTTTTTTAAGATTAATGATGAAATTTCATGA
- a CDS encoding amino acid ABC transporter permease, with the protein MGGYQYDWSVIPENIDVFIYGALKTLEISAIALLLAIPLGVIIGLGRISRNKLIRFISSAYVEVMRGVPLLVLLFWILFVLGQFIKLGSYWGSIVGLATFSAAFIAEIVRAGIQGVAAGQMEAARSSGMSHVQAMRYIVLPQAFRRVLPPLASQFIILIKDSSLVSVIAATDLTLNAKNLVSSTFKPLEIWTFVAVVYLVMTFSLSLIIRYFEKRLLASEK; encoded by the coding sequence ATGGGCGGTTATCAATATGACTGGAGTGTCATCCCTGAGAATATAGATGTGTTTATTTACGGTGCGCTGAAAACGCTGGAAATTTCGGCAATCGCGCTTCTTCTTGCAATCCCGCTCGGTGTAATTATCGGCTTGGGTCGCATTTCAAGAAATAAATTGATCCGATTTATATCTTCTGCATATGTAGAAGTCATGCGTGGTGTTCCATTACTTGTCTTGCTATTTTGGATACTTTTCGTTCTCGGTCAATTTATCAAACTGGGTTCGTATTGGGGATCAATTGTCGGTCTTGCTACGTTCTCAGCTGCATTCATTGCGGAAATTGTACGTGCAGGTATACAAGGGGTTGCAGCGGGGCAGATGGAAGCAGCGCGGTCATCGGGTATGTCTCATGTACAGGCAATGCGCTATATTGTCTTGCCACAAGCGTTCCGACGCGTTTTACCACCGTTGGCATCGCAATTTATCATCCTGATTAAAGATTCGTCACTCGTCTCGGTCATTGCGGCGACGGATCTTACGCTTAACGCAAAAAATCTCGTCTCCTCAACGTTTAAGCCGCTCGAAATATGGACGTTTGTCGCTGTGGTCTACTTAGTTATGACATTCAGCCTGTCGCTCATTATTCGCTATTTCGAAAAGCGGTTGTTGGCGAGTGAGAAATGA
- a CDS encoding nitroreductase encodes MKAQALSVRDAIVSRRSIKNFNGQPVDPENIAEILEDAAWAPNHGNRNPWRFVVAADKEYVKFLEVLREYGVPKWKELDEEELAKQMKKFTGPGAVAFVIVPEDARQKERLEDYAAASMFIQNIHLLAWDKGIGSCWKTPGFLDNPKFRDALGIQQGERIISMLQFGYFDEIPKARPRKPLDEIVTYYGREEE; translated from the coding sequence ATGAAGGCACAAGCTTTGTCCGTAAGAGATGCGATTGTTTCGCGTCGTTCGATAAAAAACTTTAATGGTCAGCCGGTTGATCCGGAAAATATTGCAGAAATTCTTGAGGATGCTGCATGGGCACCAAACCATGGCAACCGTAATCCATGGCGCTTCGTTGTCGCAGCGGATAAGGAATATGTAAAGTTTCTTGAGGTGTTGCGCGAGTATGGTGTGCCAAAATGGAAAGAGTTAGACGAAGAAGAATTAGCGAAACAGATGAAAAAATTCACGGGACCAGGGGCGGTTGCATTTGTTATCGTTCCAGAGGATGCACGTCAAAAAGAGCGTCTGGAAGACTATGCAGCTGCGAGTATGTTTATCCAAAACATTCACCTTCTTGCGTGGGACAAAGGCATTGGCTCATGCTGGAAAACGCCTGGTTTCCTCGACAATCCGAAATTCCGAGACGCGCTTGGTATTCAACAAGGCGAGCGTATCATCAGCATGTTGCAATTCGGTTATTTCGATGAAATTCCGAAAGCTCGTCCACGGAAACCATTGGATGAAATCGTGACGTATTACGGTAGAGAAGAAGAGTGA
- a CDS encoding sigma-70 family RNA polymerase sigma factor, with the protein MNEHELAKRAVQRDTQAFLEIIQLYKETLYRTAFAFLKNEHDAIEAVQEVTVRAYNKIHTVKEPDYLKTWLVRIMMNYCQDQLRKNKRYTSSEGLQELGTHPNFTHLEIEEALAILPETEQRLIHLMYFQDTKIKDIAVIENIPEGTVKSRLHKTLRTLRNFLSEKGDVDHV; encoded by the coding sequence GTGAATGAGCATGAGCTTGCAAAACGGGCAGTTCAACGTGATACGCAAGCCTTTTTAGAGATTATCCAGCTGTATAAAGAAACACTTTATCGAACGGCATTTGCCTTTTTGAAAAATGAGCATGATGCCATTGAAGCGGTGCAAGAGGTGACGGTACGGGCCTATAATAAAATTCATACTGTCAAAGAACCGGACTATTTAAAAACATGGCTCGTCCGCATTATGATGAATTACTGTCAGGATCAATTACGAAAGAATAAGCGTTATACGTCGAGTGAGGGGCTTCAGGAGCTTGGCACGCATCCGAATTTTACACATCTTGAAATCGAAGAAGCGCTGGCAATATTGCCGGAGACGGAACAGCGCTTAATTCATCTGATGTATTTTCAAGATACCAAAATCAAAGACATTGCCGTCATCGAAAATATTCCTGAAGGCACAGTTAAGTCCAGGCTTCATAAAACATTGCGGACCTTACGAAATTTTCTCTCAGAGAAAGGGGATGTGGACCATGTTTGA
- a CDS encoding amino acid ABC transporter ATP-binding protein, which translates to MITIKQVNKSFGDHHVLTDVSLEVPKSNVIAVIGPSGAGKSTLIRTINALEPIDNGEIIVDGISIHDKKTDINKARMNIGFVFQNFNLYPFLTALQNVTLAPIKVKGMSKEAAEKRGKELLESLGLGDKFDAYPGRLSGGQQQRVAIARALAMDPQIMLFDEPTSALDPEMVTEVLDAIRKLAHEGMTMVVVTHEMGFAKEICDEIVFMAEGKIVEIAPPSKFFTNPDSERAKNFLSKVLHH; encoded by the coding sequence ATGATTACCATTAAACAGGTCAATAAATCATTTGGCGATCATCATGTATTGACAGATGTCTCGCTTGAAGTACCTAAATCCAATGTCATCGCAGTCATTGGACCGAGTGGCGCGGGGAAATCGACATTGATTCGAACGATCAATGCTTTGGAACCGATCGATAACGGTGAAATTATAGTGGATGGCATTTCGATTCACGATAAGAAGACGGATATTAATAAAGCGCGTATGAATATTGGTTTTGTGTTTCAAAACTTTAACTTGTACCCGTTTTTGACAGCACTACAAAATGTCACGTTGGCACCGATTAAAGTCAAAGGGATGAGCAAGGAAGCAGCGGAGAAGCGAGGCAAAGAATTATTGGAGTCTCTCGGATTGGGCGATAAATTCGATGCCTATCCTGGCCGACTTTCGGGTGGACAACAGCAGCGTGTAGCCATTGCGCGAGCGCTTGCCATGGACCCGCAAATCATGCTGTTTGATGAACCTACATCGGCACTCGATCCAGAAATGGTAACGGAAGTGCTTGATGCGATTCGTAAGCTGGCGCATGAAGGGATGACAATGGTCGTCGTCACGCATGAAATGGGCTTTGCGAAAGAAATTTGTGATGAAATTGTTTTTATGGCGGAAGGTAAAATCGTCGAGATTGCGCCGCCATCGAAATTCTTTACTAACCCGGATTCCGAGCGCGCGAAGAACTTTTTATCGAAAGTGTTGCATCATTGA
- a CDS encoding DegV family protein — MTSKKPIAWIVDSTAYISEELKQHPDFFSVPLNIHFGEKQFVDGVDLTYEQLYAKIKKSEEFPKTSQPSAGEFAEHFKVIAEQYEQAIAVHLSNNLSGTLASSTAGAELAGFPVTFIDSLSLSYGATGLIEKGMEMYDNGASVPEIKTQLEKMAGTVHNFILIGQLDQLYKGGRMSGVQFFLGSLLKVKPIVQISKEGTLEAIDKVRSEKKALQYLVDKVAEGHHAGRRKIYLMHGNVLDQAVHLKNLIVEQVPGLEVEIGDISSVLAVHAGEGTLAVLWFD, encoded by the coding sequence TTGACGAGTAAAAAGCCTATTGCGTGGATTGTAGACAGTACTGCCTATATTTCTGAAGAACTCAAACAACATCCAGACTTCTTCTCCGTCCCCCTAAATATACATTTCGGTGAAAAACAATTTGTCGATGGCGTGGATCTCACATACGAACAACTATACGCTAAAATAAAAAAAAGCGAGGAATTCCCTAAAACATCACAGCCTTCTGCAGGGGAATTTGCAGAACACTTCAAGGTTATTGCAGAACAATATGAACAAGCGATTGCTGTTCATTTGTCCAATAATTTAAGCGGAACGCTTGCTTCTTCTACGGCAGGTGCTGAACTTGCGGGATTCCCTGTCACATTTATCGACTCGTTGTCCCTCTCCTATGGGGCGACTGGTTTAATCGAAAAAGGGATGGAGATGTATGACAATGGCGCAAGTGTGCCAGAAATTAAAACCCAGCTTGAAAAAATGGCAGGCACGGTACATAACTTCATTTTAATCGGTCAGCTTGACCAACTATATAAGGGTGGCAGAATGAGCGGCGTCCAATTTTTCCTTGGTAGTCTGTTGAAAGTAAAGCCCATTGTGCAAATTTCGAAAGAGGGTACGTTAGAAGCAATTGATAAAGTACGCTCCGAGAAAAAGGCGTTGCAATACTTGGTGGATAAAGTTGCAGAAGGACACCATGCAGGCCGACGGAAAATCTATCTAATGCATGGCAATGTTCTAGATCAAGCAGTGCATTTAAAAAATTTGATTGTCGAGCAAGTACCTGGTCTCGAAGTAGAAATCGGAGATATTAGCTCCGTTCTCGCTGTCCATGCGGGAGAAGGAACGCTCGCTGTGTTGTGGTTTGATTGA
- a CDS encoding DUF4179 domain-containing protein produces MFDNEEKQLREMKSELDKLPIPTEQLNDAIQQGVLVADAKWRTKRRKRRKSLWMTVAAAVLLLAFVTSIRVSPAFANAVASIPGMGKLVEYIQFDKGLQGVMDNEYYQSIHASQTKDDMTLTIDGVILDESGIVIAYTLEAPYSIEDLDYKDIKLYHNGEEMPPGMMSYNNPDQKHPNRREDLIQIVFGEKPSLKGQDFVLELQLKGAKETVFSLPFTLPKEVKKGKVFVLDKEIEVENQKMTIQEVTIYPLRVEVKVAFDESNTMEILYLEDLRIEDDRGEVWSSTRNGVIGQGGSAFYLESNYFKRPEKLYLKLNKIQAILKDESYLLVDLQKKEVLKQPSDGKFEVTTMTSSMLEGRIREEVIESERGYFIFSAAEDADGNDVGYASQGNWNYEGYENYNIKFEKQPYKNPIRINFSAYPNYINGDISIELK; encoded by the coding sequence ATGTTTGACAATGAAGAAAAGCAATTACGTGAAATGAAGTCGGAACTGGACAAATTGCCGATTCCGACAGAGCAGTTGAACGACGCGATTCAGCAAGGCGTGCTGGTCGCTGATGCAAAGTGGCGAACCAAGCGCCGAAAACGCCGGAAATCATTATGGATGACTGTGGCGGCAGCTGTTTTGTTACTTGCATTTGTCACGTCCATTCGCGTGTCACCTGCTTTTGCCAACGCAGTCGCTTCGATTCCGGGAATGGGGAAACTGGTGGAATATATTCAATTTGACAAAGGGTTACAGGGGGTTATGGACAACGAGTATTACCAGTCGATTCATGCGAGTCAGACGAAGGATGATATGACGTTGACGATAGATGGTGTCATTCTGGATGAAAGTGGAATTGTCATAGCCTATACATTGGAAGCGCCTTATTCTATTGAGGATTTGGATTATAAGGACATCAAACTTTATCATAATGGTGAAGAAATGCCACCTGGCATGATGTCCTATAATAATCCCGATCAAAAGCATCCCAATCGAAGAGAAGACTTGATCCAAATTGTATTCGGAGAGAAGCCTTCCTTGAAGGGGCAAGACTTTGTATTAGAGCTTCAATTAAAGGGGGCGAAAGAAACGGTTTTCTCTCTTCCTTTCACATTGCCGAAAGAAGTGAAGAAAGGTAAGGTTTTTGTACTCGATAAAGAGATAGAAGTGGAAAATCAAAAAATGACGATTCAAGAAGTGACCATATATCCACTGCGCGTGGAAGTGAAAGTGGCTTTTGATGAATCAAACACAATGGAAATCCTATATCTTGAAGATTTACGCATAGAAGATGACAGGGGAGAGGTGTGGAGTAGTACTCGAAATGGGGTTATTGGGCAAGGCGGCAGTGCTTTTTATTTGGAAAGCAATTACTTTAAACGACCTGAAAAGCTATATCTTAAATTGAATAAAATACAGGCGATACTGAAAGATGAGTCGTATCTGCTTGTGGATCTTCAGAAAAAGGAGGTTCTCAAACAGCCAAGCGATGGAAAGTTCGAAGTGACGACCATGACGTCGAGTATGCTGGAAGGGCGGATTCGAGAGGAAGTGATTGAGTCAGAGCGCGGATATTTCATATTTTCCGCAGCAGAAGACGCCGATGGGAATGATGTTGGCTATGCCTCGCAAGGCAATTGGAACTACGAAGGGTATGAGAATTATAATATCAAATTTGAAAAACAGCCATACAAAAACCCGATACGTATCAATTTCTCTGCCTATCCAAATTATATCAATGGAGATATTTCCATTGAGCTTAAGTAA
- a CDS encoding CNNM domain-containing protein: protein MFIALGFFLFVSFFLSGSETALTAVNRMKVQFRADQGDKQAIRLQHLISKPDRMITAILIGNNIANIMMPTLVTMIAIDKGLSVGIWTGILTIVIIVFGEVLPKTIAATFSDRVAYAVAPTITLFVKVLTPLTAVLATFTNIFIRIISKGTVKEAKLTKDDLRSLVDIASIEGTFEQEESNRLKEVIDFPEKDVSDVLETHRTDVVGLPIEATYEEVRDTILEYYYTRYPVYEDSMDTIVGMFYSKMFIEWSMHPEKTLGELIDREPLYVVQSASVEKVFKMMLAQKKHMAIVLDEYGGTLGVITHEDIIEEMIGQDIEDETDIDEETLVYAHTDNRLVCHGRLEIVEAMGLLGIELPTDHDTLGGFVLQELGHVPEPGERFTYENLRFIIKEMERNRIIRMAITVREEESL, encoded by the coding sequence TTGTTTATCGCACTTGGCTTCTTTTTATTTGTGTCATTTTTCCTTTCGGGAAGTGAAACGGCACTAACGGCAGTAAATAGGATGAAGGTCCAGTTTCGAGCAGATCAGGGAGATAAGCAGGCCATTCGACTGCAGCACTTGATATCGAAACCGGACCGTATGATTACCGCGATTTTAATCGGCAATAATATCGCGAATATAATGATGCCAACACTTGTGACAATGATTGCGATTGACAAAGGCCTCAGCGTAGGGATTTGGACTGGAATATTAACAATCGTTATTATTGTTTTTGGTGAAGTATTGCCGAAAACCATTGCGGCGACATTTTCAGATCGAGTCGCGTATGCTGTGGCACCAACGATTACCCTTTTTGTAAAAGTATTGACACCGCTTACAGCTGTGCTGGCGACGTTCACGAATATTTTTATTCGCATTATTTCAAAAGGAACGGTGAAGGAAGCGAAGTTGACGAAGGATGATTTACGATCATTGGTGGACATTGCTTCTATAGAAGGGACGTTTGAGCAGGAGGAATCGAACCGTTTGAAAGAGGTCATCGATTTTCCAGAGAAAGACGTATCGGATGTCCTTGAGACACATCGGACGGATGTTGTTGGCTTGCCGATTGAAGCGACATATGAAGAGGTGCGAGACACCATTTTAGAGTATTATTATACACGTTATCCCGTGTATGAGGATAGCATGGATACGATTGTTGGCATGTTTTATTCGAAAATGTTTATCGAATGGTCGATGCATCCAGAGAAAACCCTGGGTGAGCTAATTGACCGCGAACCGTTATATGTTGTGCAGTCTGCGAGCGTGGAAAAAGTATTCAAGATGATGCTGGCGCAGAAGAAACATATGGCCATTGTTTTGGATGAATATGGTGGAACGCTTGGTGTTATCACGCATGAGGATATTATTGAAGAGATGATTGGGCAAGACATCGAGGATGAGACGGATATTGACGAAGAAACGCTCGTCTATGCGCACACCGATAATCGTTTGGTCTGTCATGGTCGACTTGAAATTGTGGAGGCGATGGGGCTACTTGGCATTGAATTGCCAACTGACCACGATACACTTGGTGGATTCGTCTTGCAAGAGCTGGGTCATGTGCCTGAGCCGGGTGAACGATTTACATATGAAAATCTACGTTTTATCATTAAAGAGATGGAGCGCAATCGCATTATTCGTATGGCGATTACGGTTCGAGAAGAAGAGAGTCTATAG
- a CDS encoding dipeptidase produces MTQLLALDEYFQQHRETHLEQLKTFLRIPSISSLSEHKEDMQKAAEWLVEAFKTAGLENLSIDETAGYPVVYGDWLHAEGQPTILVYGHYDVQPIDPLHLWESAPFEPEIRDNKLFARGASDDKGQVFMHIKAVEALMQKTGTLPVNVKFIIEGEEEIGSPNMESYIEANKEKLAADVIVISDTGMQGPGQPAVCYGLRGLCGVQIDVQGAKGDLHSGLYGGGVQNPIHALAEVLASFRDQEGTIAIEGFYDNVRQLTDEERGAYQALGFDEEALKEEVGVTELFGEKGFTHLERTWARPTLEVNGIFGGFSGEGIKTVLPAEAGAKITCRLVPDQDPDEIVGKLKAHIAKHQPAGVTVTVTEFDKGKPFITPFDHPAIQAAGRSYEKVYHVPTAYTRGGGSIPIVAAFDEILELPVVLMGFGLSSENFHAPNEHFHLENFDQGLRVIGDYYYEIAGFTKDELRK; encoded by the coding sequence TTGACTCAATTACTAGCACTTGACGAGTATTTTCAGCAACACCGAGAAACACATCTTGAACAATTAAAAACATTTCTTCGTATTCCAAGCATCAGCTCTTTATCCGAACATAAAGAGGATATGCAAAAAGCGGCGGAGTGGTTAGTCGAAGCTTTTAAAACAGCAGGTCTTGAAAATCTATCGATTGATGAAACGGCAGGGTATCCCGTTGTTTACGGCGACTGGCTCCATGCGGAAGGACAGCCAACAATTCTCGTTTACGGGCATTATGATGTCCAACCTATAGATCCTTTGCATCTATGGGAAAGCGCTCCTTTCGAGCCTGAAATACGTGACAATAAATTGTTTGCCCGTGGCGCCAGTGATGATAAAGGACAAGTATTTATGCATATAAAAGCCGTTGAAGCACTTATGCAGAAAACAGGTACACTGCCTGTTAACGTCAAGTTCATAATTGAGGGCGAAGAGGAAATCGGTAGCCCGAATATGGAGAGTTATATCGAAGCCAACAAAGAAAAACTTGCAGCTGATGTAATCGTTATTTCCGATACAGGTATGCAAGGACCTGGACAGCCAGCCGTGTGCTATGGTTTACGCGGATTATGTGGCGTACAAATCGATGTGCAAGGTGCAAAAGGTGACCTGCATTCCGGCTTATACGGCGGCGGAGTACAAAATCCGATTCATGCACTGGCAGAAGTGCTGGCTTCTTTCCGTGATCAGGAAGGGACCATTGCTATCGAGGGCTTTTACGACAATGTCCGCCAACTAACGGACGAAGAACGTGGAGCGTACCAAGCTCTTGGCTTTGACGAGGAAGCGTTAAAAGAAGAAGTCGGCGTTACCGAGCTATTCGGTGAAAAAGGTTTCACGCATCTTGAACGTACATGGGCTCGTCCAACACTTGAGGTGAATGGCATCTTCGGCGGCTTTTCAGGCGAAGGCATTAAAACCGTATTACCTGCAGAAGCCGGTGCGAAAATTACATGCCGCCTCGTCCCCGACCAAGATCCAGATGAAATCGTCGGGAAGTTGAAAGCCCATATTGCTAAACACCAACCAGCAGGTGTCACGGTAACCGTTACGGAATTCGACAAAGGAAAACCATTCATCACCCCATTTGATCACCCTGCTATTCAAGCAGCAGGACGTTCCTACGAAAAAGTGTATCACGTGCCAACTGCCTACACACGTGGCGGCGGCTCAATTCCTATCGTCGCTGCGTTTGATGAAATACTTGAGCTTCCTGTCGTTCTAATGGGCTTCGGGTTGTCATCCGAAAACTTCCACGCACCGAACGAACACTTTCACTTGGAAAATTTTGACCAAGGATTGCGTGTCATTGGAGATTACTATTATGAAATCGCAGGATTTACGAAGGATGAATTGAGGAAATGA
- a CDS encoding transporter substrate-binding domain-containing protein, with protein MKKSLLAMLLVMVLVIAGCSNDAAGPSTDDSTLQNVLKKKKIVFGVAPGYFPFQMSAGKGEFIGYDIDIMKKMGEELGVDVEFKQFVFDGLISAVQTGEVDVVVAGVTITGSRALAVSLSDPYFKTGQAMMVPAGDTSTKSWEDLDVKGKKIAVGIGTTGSLLAKDIFKNAEVLDFDDFPLAATAVVQGHADAVVYDEPAIAVWNLQNEGQVRQVEGLISVENLGIVVKKNDFETLQWINSFLDSYIDSPQELASRAEWFETGDWLNKVVED; from the coding sequence ATGAAGAAATCGCTATTGGCTATGTTGCTAGTAATGGTACTTGTCATTGCAGGTTGTAGTAATGATGCTGCGGGTCCTTCGACGGACGACTCGACATTACAAAATGTCTTGAAAAAGAAAAAAATCGTATTTGGTGTTGCACCGGGATACTTCCCGTTCCAAATGAGCGCTGGTAAAGGTGAATTTATCGGTTATGACATCGATATTATGAAGAAAATGGGAGAAGAGTTAGGGGTAGATGTCGAGTTTAAACAATTCGTATTTGATGGCCTTATTTCGGCAGTGCAAACAGGAGAAGTCGATGTAGTTGTTGCGGGCGTAACGATTACGGGGAGCCGTGCGTTAGCTGTTAGTTTGTCGGACCCTTATTTTAAAACAGGTCAAGCGATGATGGTTCCAGCAGGAGATACATCGACAAAGTCATGGGAAGACCTTGATGTTAAAGGGAAGAAAATTGCGGTAGGTATTGGAACGACAGGATCGTTGTTAGCGAAGGACATCTTTAAAAATGCAGAAGTGTTGGACTTCGATGATTTCCCGCTTGCAGCAACAGCAGTAGTACAAGGACATGCAGATGCGGTTGTTTATGATGAGCCGGCTATCGCTGTTTGGAATTTGCAAAATGAAGGTCAAGTTCGACAGGTTGAGGGCTTAATTTCAGTCGAGAACTTAGGAATTGTTGTGAAGAAAAATGATTTTGAAACACTTCAGTGGATTAACTCATTTTTAGATAGCTATATTGATAGCCCGCAAGAATTGGCTTCACGTGCGGAGTGGTTTGAAACAGGTGATTGGTTGAATAAAGTCGTAGAAGACTAA
- a CDS encoding DUF2804 domain-containing protein, with protein MQHAEREIIGPVALCDSKGLLNPEAIGFARQPFIQSNLTGHFMRKKKWNYWCVYGEDLLFSATISHLDYAAVCFVYILDYETQRFYEKQITIPIGRNVKMPEGVLDSVKFINDSLTVQLVHIQGETHLSVTIQDFDNEVLHADLHIVHPPHDESLNVVIPKSREIFQFTAKHHSLPTSGFVKIGNKRYDFNPDYSFAVLDYGRGVWPRKAEWNWAMASQRLGGRRIGLNFGGKWTDGTGMTENAVFIDGVMTKIHEDVLFTYDPKNFMKPWKIRTKFSDTIDITFTPFFKRVSLTNVKIVRTEVHQLVGYFNGRVQLHDGSILYIRQMLGCTEEHLAKW; from the coding sequence ATGCAGCATGCAGAAAGAGAAATTATCGGACCCGTTGCGCTTTGTGACAGCAAAGGGCTATTGAATCCGGAAGCAATCGGCTTTGCACGGCAGCCTTTCATCCAGAGCAACTTGACGGGCCATTTCATGCGAAAGAAGAAGTGGAATTATTGGTGTGTGTATGGAGAAGACCTTCTATTTTCAGCAACAATCAGCCATCTCGACTATGCGGCTGTTTGTTTTGTCTATATTTTGGATTACGAAACGCAACGATTTTATGAGAAACAAATTACGATTCCAATTGGACGCAATGTCAAAATGCCTGAGGGCGTTCTCGACAGCGTCAAATTTATCAATGATAGCTTGACTGTTCAGCTTGTACATATACAAGGCGAAACACATCTATCTGTGACCATACAAGACTTTGACAATGAAGTGCTCCATGCGGATTTGCATATTGTGCACCCGCCACATGACGAATCCTTAAACGTCGTCATTCCAAAAAGCCGCGAAATCTTTCAATTTACGGCGAAGCATCATTCATTGCCCACGTCTGGCTTTGTTAAGATTGGCAACAAGCGCTATGATTTCAATCCCGATTATAGTTTCGCCGTACTCGATTACGGACGGGGCGTGTGGCCGCGCAAAGCCGAGTGGAACTGGGCGATGGCATCCCAGCGTCTAGGTGGGCGACGAATTGGTCTAAACTTTGGAGGCAAATGGACGGATGGTACAGGAATGACTGAAAATGCGGTCTTTATCGATGGAGTTATGACGAAAATTCATGAAGATGTACTTTTTACCTACGATCCAAAAAACTTTATGAAGCCTTGGAAAATCCGCACGAAATTCTCGGATACGATTGATATCACCTTTACCCCCTTCTTTAAGCGTGTCTCGCTCACAAACGTCAAAATTGTTCGCACTGAGGTCCATCAGCTTGTCGGTTATTTTAATGGAAGGGTTCAACTTCATGACGGCTCGATTTTGTACATCCGACAAATGCTCGGTTGCACAGAAGAACATCTTGCAAAATGGTAA
- a CDS encoding RNA polymerase sigma factor — protein MKMNLNGLYEEYDRYIYHLCLKLTRNKEEAEDLMQDVWLKVVRYSGRMDSVDHMKAWLTTICMNTFRDRYRKDVRRSKHVMNQPDTLDVPILDLVPSDNLTPAELLEQNDIQSLVQQKISELDGIYRKTIEYFYVHQYSLIEISEVMKVSIGTVKSRLFRAKKYLKELMMDDNAVREYVIA, from the coding sequence ATGAAAATGAATCTAAATGGGTTATACGAAGAGTATGACCGTTACATATATCATCTATGTCTTAAATTGACACGCAACAAAGAAGAAGCAGAGGATCTTATGCAAGATGTGTGGTTGAAAGTTGTACGCTACAGTGGACGCATGGACAGCGTTGACCATATGAAAGCATGGTTAACAACGATTTGTATGAATACATTCCGCGATCGTTACCGCAAAGACGTTAGAAGAAGCAAGCATGTGATGAATCAACCGGATACGCTCGATGTACCGATTCTCGATCTCGTACCAAGTGATAATTTAACGCCAGCGGAATTGCTAGAGCAAAATGATATTCAATCGCTTGTACAACAAAAAATTAGCGAATTAGACGGCATCTACCGAAAAACGATTGAGTATTTCTATGTACATCAATATTCGCTTATTGAAATCTCGGAAGTTATGAAAGTATCGATAGGAACTGTAAAGTCTCGCTTGTTCCGTGCGAAAAAATATTTGAAGGAACTAATGATGGACGACAATGCAGTGCGTGAGTATGTTATCGCCTAA